In Chiloscyllium punctatum isolate Juve2018m chromosome 18, sChiPun1.3, whole genome shotgun sequence, the sequence gccatgatcaaatggtggagcaaactggatgggccaaatagcctcattctgttcctatGTTTTATGGCCTTTCAATCTTTTAGATCCTATTGGCTGGTTTACTGTGAAATTGCCTATTCTGTGTTGAATGTACCAGCTCACCACAGGCTGCTATTGAGCTGCATTTGCTATGTATTTGCCCACCCTATTGTCTCCCCTCCTCAGGTTCGGTTAAGGAGAGAACCCTCTGTGCCAGTGTCTGACAGtcctttcttttctgtttttctttcttccccccccccccccccactttttgCATCTCGTGTTTAGGCCAGAACCACggtcccccaacaccccccaccacTCCAAAGACCGAGATGCAGCCGGGGAAAGCGGAGGGCAAGCGGGATGGGCACCCACTGGTGGAAAGGGGCAAGCCACACATCGACTTTGGCAACATGGACATTGGGGACCTGAGCCATGATGTCATGTCCAACATGGAGACCTTTGACGTCCATGAGTTTGACCAGTACCTGCCCCCCAACGGGCACCCGGGTCATGGTCAGAGCCTGGCAGGAGGGCCATACGTTGGGAATTATGGGCTGGGGGGCAGCTCTGGAGGACCCACGACGTGGATTTCCAAACAGCATGGTGGAGGTGgtgccccctcctcctcctcgggGGCCACCCCAGCCGAGTCGAAAGCTCAGATCAAGACAGAGCAAGTTCATCCGGGTCACTACACAGAGCTACAGCACTCATCAGCCCAGATCACCTACACCTCACTGAGCCTCCCTCACTATGGCTCTGCTTTCCCCAGCATCACCAGGTCCCAGTTCGACTACTCGGAGCACCAGCCTTCGGGATCCTACTACAGCCCCTCTGGCCAGGCGTCCGGACTCTACACTGCCTTCTCCTACATGGGCCCATCGCAGCGGCCACTCTACCCGTCTATCAGCGACCCGTCCTCCGTGCCGCCATCTCGTAGCCCCACTCACTGGGAGCAGCCGATCTACACAACACTCACTCGACCATAGGATCTCTCCGACCCTACTTTCCCACATTCCCCCTCCTccaacacatacatacacacacacatatacccccaTCCTATCTCCCCACctacacccgcccccccccccacccccaccaaggaCCCAATGGGACTTGTTCGTTGTTTTAAAAAAGAGCAAAAGATGAAAAAAAGGCAAATCAATCCCCACCCATGGTTCTAAAGATTGACCAATGGGTGTTCCCATGTGTTGGGGTGGAAGTCAGTCGTATGGAAGTTTCTCACCTTCAGATGAAGAGATGTCTCTGGCCTGGACTGCGGGAAGATGCTGGAGCTCTAGACTACAGCCACACTCCACTACCATGCCCTTAATGTGAGACGGAACGTTACGCTGGAGTGGGATGTTGAGAGAAGACTCTCCAGTCAATCACTCTGGTCCTTCCAGTGGAGGATCTgtgccccaccccccaacccgaGAGTGAAGTGACCATCCATTTCCTTTTATTGTCGGGACTGAAGCTTCCCTGCACATTGTAAACTGTCACATCGTTCATGTGGGCCTTCGACTGAGATCTACTCTTTCAGAAGTTGTTCTGAAGAAACAGAATTATCAAAGACTGTAAATTAAAACGAGCTGGATTCTAGTCTCAAAGTAATGTCAACCTGTGACCGCCAGTGCCCTCTTTATGTCAAAACTGTTAAAAATGGCTTTGCTTCAGTCGCCAGTAACATTTCCTTTTTGTTTTAACTTGCTTAGGCCTCGTAGGCTGTGGTTAGCTTTATCTTCACAATAAAATGTGGAGGCGGGGGTGAGCTGGGGAGTGGATAGAGGTGGAAGCAGAACGGAGGGAAAGAAAGCTTGCATTTGTGTAACAGCCTTTCACGGGCACCCCAGAGCCCTTCACAGCCAGCTCAGTCCTTTTCTTGAAAGGTCACCACTCCTGTAAATGTAGGAAGCATGGCAGTCGatctgtgcacagcaagatcccaacgAGCAGCCACTGAGCCAGGTGGTCTGTTTTCTTTCTCGTAATATCATtatttgaaggataaatattggtcgCAGAAGCACTGGGGGGAAAGGTTTTCCTCCCTGTTCGTTTTGAAATAGTGGTCATTGGGAAGAGAAATATCGACAAAGTAGTGAGAAGTTTTCGGTATTTAAGAGACCTCTGTGTTTTTTGTATTTGCTCTGTGCCACCCTTCTGTCATGCCCCAACATGGAGTTTGTTGTAGGAGTCAGTGGGGATCTGATTCTTTGGTCAATCCATTTTGCTGTATTTTTGGCAGCGATCACTCGTTAACAAAGAGACTGCTTTTAACCTTTCTAACTTATCAAAGATGTACAACAAGTCACTTTTCATGTCCAGTAGCTTCAGCTCTGAGAGGGCTGGTGCTTTCGTCCTCAATGTTGGGCCCAGTTCGGGAGTTGCTAACCCTCCTGGATTGTCCTGGGAACTGCAGATTGAACTTCCTGTGTGAGCCAACCTGGTTGCCAATGATAAACAATTATTTCAACAAAGTTTGGAGTTAGGTCATTAGTGggagttcagggagaggtggcATAACTGACTGACTGTTGAGAAGCAGTCAATCAAAGAAATTAACACTCCATTTGCTTTCCAATTGGCTGTGAGCAAGCAGGGTGCCATGGGATTGGAAGTGTGGGAGAGCCAATGGCAGGAGTGGAAAGTCTGGGCTTCTGGAGGATGAGATGAAGTCTCCAGGGAAGTTTCGAGGGACTCCATTGGCCTAGCGGATTGGGCTTCAGCCTTGGGACCTCTTTCCCTCCTGGGTTAGGCCCAAAGTGGGCAGAGACAAGATCTCTAAAACTCAATACTGCTTCTGTCATCTTTCCACAGCAGCAATGGTCATAGTCACAGCTCTAGGAGACTGCACAAAGCAGTGAGTAGACATCCTTAAAGCACTtctaaatctattcaaatctaccCCCATCACCCCTTACATGTGGGGGGGTGTGATATGACTGGATTATTCACTCTGAAGGCTATATTAGAGACAAATTAAAATCACACCATGGCAGCATTTGAAGTAACACACACTGATTTGTAACGGTGACTGCGAATCCATTGAATCTTCCTGAAAATCAATCCCCTCTGCAGCTTTGACCTTATTTACTCCATCGAACTCCTGCCACTTCCCACCTTTAACCCCCTGTGTTCCAAGGGAACAACCCCAGCTTCACTCAGTCTGTGTAATAAGAGTCCTTTGCCCTGCAGGGGAGTAGGTGATGAATCAGCCCAGTCTAGTCACTTGCTGGGGAGCTTTAGGTGTGAGCGgactttcttttattcattcatgggatgtagctGCCCCTTGCAACACttgctcatccttaattgccccttgagaaggtgggggggagctgctgccttgaaccgctgcggtccatgtgctgtgggtagacccacaatggccttagggagggaattccaggattctgacccagtgacactgaaggaacggtgatatatatccatgtcaggatggtgagtggtttggaggggaacttggggcaggggtgatgttcccatgtatctgctgcccttgtccttctagatggaagtggtcatgggtttggaaggtgatgtctaatgaaccttggtgaatttctgcagtacatctttgtagatagctttgacaaagggtcagttagactcaaaatgtcagctcttttctctccttacagatgctgccagacctgctgaaattttccagcattttctcttttggttgtagatagtacacagtgctgctactgagtgtcgataatgaagggagtgaatgtgatgccaatcaagtgggctgttttgtcctggatggtgtcaagcttcttgtgttgttacagcattcatccaggcaagtggggagtattccatcacatggGTAACTCGTAACTTGTAGATGGTTAACagactttgggagtcaggaggtgagttactcattgcaggattcccagtctctgacctgctgttggtGAGCTTTTACCTGATCTGAGTCTTCAGAATCAGagttatggaatccctacagtgtggaagcaggccatttggcccatcaagtccatgttGACACTCTGAAGAGCAGCTCATCCAGACACTTACCCCATCCCTTCCATGTAACCCCTTAATTCCCATGGTTAacacacctagcctgcatatccctggacattatgggcaatttagtttggccaatccaccctaacttgcacatctttggaccatacACCCCTACCAATGGAGTTCCTTCCCAATTGTGCCTTAAAATATACTCTGTTGTATCATTAATTAGCAACTTGTgatgtaataaatgttggcccgcCATTGACATAACAAGAGTGAACATTAAAACCATGCCTATAAAGGGACACATGTGAGTGTTGACTTAGCCATTCTCTGACGTTTCAGATGAATAATTTAATCCTTCAATTTTACCTTTTATTCCTTCAGAAAGGTTTTTTATTTTGGTTAAAATATTACCCACCCTACACTTGGAACTAAAGTAGAACCAACGAAATGAAACTAGGTTAATCAGTTGTCCAACTCTACCCACAGCTGCATCAGGGAAAATGTGTCCCCATTAGTTTCAGAAATAAACAGATGGGGAAATGGTGTTTCTTTAAAAAGGACCACACTGGCCTCTTGTCGGAGGGTTATGTTCATAAACCATTGCAACTTCATTATTAATAATCTGCTTGATGCTCACTCCCTCAAGGGCACAATGATCAAATCAGTGATGCTATGGAAATGTGCAACAATAGCAGAGTTTCTGGTAGTCATGTTAAAGGTCTATTTATTTTATAGTATTAAAAAATGCTGTTGCTGTTTTGTGAATATTTTATTTAATAATCCTATTTTATAATGATTAGATTGTCCTCAACTATGCACTGTTTGGAATGTGCAATGAGAGGCGGTCTGCTGTCTTTTGCTGAGTATTTTCTGAATTCTGTAGAAGCCTGTCTTCAGAAACCTTGTGTGGATTGGGATTAATTGAAATTGGAGCAGACCCATCCCAACTAGACCAGGGATAACCCAATAACAATCTCTAGTCTGCTGTAGGTTGATTGATCCCAAAACTACAAGTGTTCATTCGAGAAGCATGTTCAATCTCCTTCCAGGAACAGGCACGAGGGGCTGAACAACCTGTTCCTATgggttttttaaaatcattttcctACCATCCTTTGAGGGAACACATTCCAGGTCACAAGCTGACAATGTTTCTCCTCACCTTTCTTGCTGGTTCTTCATTATCTTTGATATATATCCAAAACAAAATCtgagattgctggaaaatctcagcaggtcttgcagcatctgtgggatcctgctgagcttttccagcaatctttgatcttgtttctgatttccgtTATCTGCACTTCTTTTGGTTTTTCAGTATGTATGCCTCTCCTGTCACTGCAAACACTTTGACCGTATTCACTCCATCGACACCCATCACTTCCCAGCTTTAACCCCCTGTGTTCCAAGGGAACAACCCCAGCTTCACTCAGTCTGTGTAATAAGAGTCCTTTGCCCTGCAGGAGAGTGGATGATGAATCAGCCCAGTCTATTCACTTGCTGGGGAGCTTTAGGTGTGAGCGgactttcctttattcattcatgggatgtagctGCCCCTTGCAACATttgctcatccttaattgccccttgagaaggtgggggggagtTGCTgctttgaatcactgcagtccatatactgtgggtagacccacaatggccttagggagggaattccagggttttgacccagtgacactggatggtgagtggctcggaggggaacttgcagggggtggtgttcccatgtatctgct encodes:
- the sox10 gene encoding transcription factor SOX-10, producing MTDDRSVSDVASSGGSESESAVSPGSSLPPDGEDKFQAGPEERDSGKRDSEEDKFPLCIREAVSQVLEGYDWTLVPMPVRVNGSSKNKPHVKRPMNAFMVWAQAARRKLADQYPHLHNAELSKTLGKLWRLLNENDKRPFVEEAERLRSQHKKDHPDYKYQPRRRKNMKPGQAEAESHPDDGHLSAGQPHYKAVPQDRGRGAGASPLSEGHGEHTGQNHGPPTPPTTPKTEMQPGKAEGKRDGHPLVERGKPHIDFGNMDIGDLSHDVMSNMETFDVHEFDQYLPPNGHPGHGQSLAGGPYVGNYGLGGSSGGPTTWISKQHGGGGAPSSSSGATPAESKAQIKTEQVHPGHYTELQHSSAQITYTSLSLPHYGSAFPSITRSQFDYSEHQPSGSYYSPSGQASGLYTAFSYMGPSQRPLYPSISDPSSVPPSRSPTHWEQPIYTTLTRP